In Fundulus heteroclitus isolate FHET01 chromosome 16, MU-UCD_Fhet_4.1, whole genome shotgun sequence, a single genomic region encodes these proteins:
- the nat15 gene encoding N-alpha-acetyltransferase 60 has translation MSDVVPPTALSEVQLRFLCHDDIENVKLLCGDWFPIEYPDSWYQDITSNKKFFSLAATFRGNIVGMIVAEIKSRTKVHKEDGDILASSFPVDTQVAYILSLGVVKEFRKHGIGSLLLDSLKEHISTTAQDHCKAIYLHVLTTNNTAIHFYENRDFRQHHYLPYYYSIRGVLKDGFTYVLYINGGHPPWTIFDYIQHIGSTLASLSPCSIPQRLYRQAQSLLRSLLPWSNIASKTSIQYSRTM, from the exons ATGAGTGACGTGGTGCCTCCCACAGCTCTCAGTGAAGTCCAGCTCCGCTTCCTTTGTCACGATGACATAGAGAATGTCAAACTGCTGTGTGGTGACTGGTTCCCCATCGA GTACCCAGACTCATGGTATCAAGATATCACCTCCAACAAGAAGTTCTTCTCCCTCGCTGCCACCTTCAGAGGAAACATCGTGGGGATGATCGTGGCCGAGATCAAAAGCCGGACCAAAGTACACAAGGAG GATGGAGACATCCTGGCCTCCAGTTTTCCTGTGGACACGCAGGTCGCCTACATCCTCAGCCTAGGAGTGGTCAAAGAGTTCAGGAAACATGGCATAG GCTCCCTGCTGCTGGACAGTCTGAAGGAGCACATCTCGACGACCGCTCAGGACCACTGCAAGGCCATCTACCTGCACGTCCTCACCACCAACAACACTGCCATCCACTTCTATGAGAACAGGGACTTCAGGCAGCACCACTACCTTCCCTACTACTACTCCATACGCGGCGTCCTCAAAGACGGCTTCACATATGTGCTCTACATTAATGGGGGTCATCCACCCTGGACAATATT TGACTATATCCAGCACATCGGTTCAACCCTGGCCAGCCTGAGCCCCTGCTCCATCCCTCAGAGGTTGTACCGCCAGGCCCAGTCGCTGCTGCGCTCCCTGCTCCCCTGGTCCAACATCGCCTCCAAAACCAGCATACAGTACAGCAGAACCATGTGA